In Psychrilyobacter piezotolerans, a genomic segment contains:
- a CDS encoding alanine/glycine:cation symporter family protein has product MGSLVNLLNSIVWSPVLIYLCLGAGLFFTLKTSGVQFLMIKEMIRLLLGKDVKPGERSKDSISGFEALCMSVSARVGTGNIAGVATAISLGGPGSIFWLWMISLLGAASSYIESTLGQLYKEKFEGGYRGGPSYYFQKGLLGGKSWYGNLFALSTILAMLICMPSTQSHVIAGTFKVAAGVPQWVTGTIIVGLLAIIILGGAKRLATFAGIVVPFMAVAYVVIAVIVLALNVENIIPTLTLIVKSAFGREEAFAGIVGSAISWGVKRGVYSNEAGQGTGPGAAAAADTSHPAKQGLVQAFSIYIDSIFICTATALMIIITGAYKVFDGTGKAIYAGKGATASMSIGTVGAANTSTALDIGIGYGAYIVAIAIAFFAFTSLLGFFWNGETALIYLTKDSEKGKKIRYILMFIFFGCTFLGSLLAGGMAWTVGDIGIGTMAWINIIGILIMHKPAIACLKDYRIRLKEGRADDWDFNPNEVGIKGEFAVWDEIRREGRGMVTEDAAELKRS; this is encoded by the coding sequence ATGGGGAGTTTAGTTAATCTGTTAAATAGTATTGTTTGGTCACCGGTGCTTATATATCTTTGTTTAGGTGCAGGATTATTTTTTACTTTAAAAACAAGCGGCGTTCAATTTTTGATGATAAAAGAGATGATAAGATTATTATTGGGAAAAGATGTAAAACCAGGTGAAAGATCTAAAGATTCAATAAGTGGATTTGAAGCATTGTGTATGTCTGTTTCTGCAAGGGTGGGAACTGGAAATATTGCAGGAGTGGCTACAGCTATATCATTAGGAGGACCTGGATCTATATTCTGGTTATGGATGATTTCATTATTGGGGGCTGCATCATCATATATCGAGTCTACGCTGGGACAATTATATAAAGAAAAATTTGAAGGCGGATATAGAGGGGGACCTTCTTATTATTTCCAAAAAGGATTATTAGGCGGGAAATCTTGGTATGGAAATTTATTTGCTCTATCTACAATATTGGCTATGTTAATATGTATGCCATCTACTCAATCACATGTAATTGCAGGAACTTTTAAAGTAGCAGCAGGGGTTCCCCAATGGGTTACAGGAACAATTATCGTAGGACTCTTAGCAATCATTATTTTGGGAGGAGCTAAAAGGCTGGCAACATTTGCCGGGATAGTAGTTCCATTTATGGCTGTGGCATATGTAGTTATTGCAGTGATAGTTTTGGCACTTAATGTCGAAAATATTATCCCAACGTTAACTTTAATTGTTAAATCTGCTTTTGGAAGGGAAGAAGCATTTGCAGGGATAGTAGGATCAGCCATATCCTGGGGTGTAAAAAGAGGTGTTTATTCAAATGAAGCAGGGCAGGGAACAGGACCAGGTGCAGCAGCAGCAGCAGATACATCACATCCTGCTAAACAAGGGCTGGTACAGGCATTTTCGATCTACATTGATTCAATATTCATATGTACAGCAACAGCATTGATGATCATCATCACAGGTGCATACAAGGTATTTGATGGAACTGGTAAGGCAATTTATGCAGGAAAGGGAGCAACTGCTAGTATGAGTATAGGAACAGTAGGAGCAGCCAATACATCTACAGCTTTGGATATTGGAATTGGGTATGGTGCATATATAGTAGCCATAGCTATTGCATTCTTTGCCTTTACTAGTTTATTAGGATTTTTCTGGAATGGAGAGACAGCGTTAATTTATTTAACTAAAGACAGTGAAAAAGGGAAAAAAATCAGATATATTTTAATGTTCATATTCTTCGGTTGTACATTTTTAGGATCTCTACTTGCAGGAGGAATGGCTTGGACTGTTGGAGATATTGGAATAGGAACAATGGCCTGGATAAATATAATAGGAATTTTAATTATGCATAAGCCTGCCATTGCCTGCTTAAAAGATTATAGAATAAGACTGAAAGAGGGGAGAGCAGATGATTGGGACTTTAATCCAAATGAGGTTGGAATTAAAGGAGAGTTTGCTGTTTGGGATGAAATAAGAAGAGAAGGAAGAGGAATGGTAACAGAAGATGCAGCAGAATTAAAAAGATCATAA
- a CDS encoding alanine/glycine:cation symporter family protein has protein sequence MGQAVDFLNGIIWSPVLVYLLLATGLYFSFATRFMQIRHLKEMVRLLFGGQESEQGVSSFQAFALAVSGRVGTGNIAGVATAIALGGPGALFWMWVIAFLGAGSAYVESALAQIYKVEIDGQYRGGPSYYIEKGLGIKWYAVLFAISSVIAMGFLLPGVQANSIATGVETAFGLSPYITGGIIVALLGIIIFGGVHRMGKAAEILVPFMAGAYILVALIIIVVNIAQLPAVFMLIFKSAFGVDAAFGGIIGMAISWGVKRGIYSNEAGQGTGPMAAGAAEVSHPAKQGLVQAFSVYIDTLFVCSATGFMILLTGAYNVHDKVGGYIVEYIPGVEYGPAYTQMAVDSFIPGFGSKFVAIALFLFAFTTLMAYYYYAETCIIYLFRGSHHHKLVVNLMRFALLAAIYYGAIKTASLAWGMGDVGVGLMAWLNIIAIILLRKPALQSLKDYEEQKAQGVDPQYDSIKLGVKNAEFWEGGYKHHPDYKKHHHNL, from the coding sequence ATGGGTCAAGCTGTTGATTTTCTTAACGGAATAATCTGGAGTCCGGTACTGGTGTATTTGCTTCTTGCAACAGGACTTTACTTCTCATTTGCAACGCGATTTATGCAGATACGCCATCTCAAAGAAATGGTAAGACTACTTTTTGGTGGTCAAGAGTCTGAACAAGGGGTTTCTTCTTTCCAAGCCTTTGCACTTGCGGTTTCAGGTAGAGTAGGAACAGGTAATATTGCAGGTGTTGCAACAGCCATTGCTCTCGGTGGTCCCGGAGCATTGTTTTGGATGTGGGTAATCGCATTTCTGGGTGCGGGTTCTGCATATGTGGAATCGGCATTAGCTCAAATCTACAAGGTTGAAATTGATGGTCAGTATCGTGGTGGACCTTCGTACTATATTGAAAAAGGTCTCGGTATAAAATGGTATGCTGTATTATTTGCAATTTCTTCGGTAATTGCAATGGGATTTTTACTGCCAGGGGTTCAGGCAAACAGTATAGCTACAGGTGTAGAAACTGCTTTCGGTCTCAGCCCGTATATAACAGGTGGTATTATCGTGGCTCTTTTGGGGATTATTATCTTCGGTGGAGTCCATCGTATGGGTAAGGCCGCTGAGATCCTTGTGCCATTCATGGCAGGAGCCTATATACTTGTGGCACTTATAATTATTGTCGTTAACATTGCACAGCTTCCGGCTGTTTTCATGTTGATTTTTAAGAGTGCTTTTGGTGTAGACGCAGCCTTTGGAGGAATTATCGGTATGGCAATTTCATGGGGTGTAAAACGTGGTATCTACTCCAATGAAGCCGGACAGGGTACTGGTCCTATGGCAGCCGGTGCTGCAGAGGTTTCTCATCCTGCTAAGCAAGGATTAGTTCAAGCATTTTCAGTTTATATCGATACATTGTTTGTCTGCAGTGCCACAGGATTTATGATTCTGTTAACAGGAGCGTATAATGTCCATGATAAAGTAGGTGGCTACATCGTTGAATATATACCGGGTGTTGAATACGGTCCGGCCTATACACAGATGGCAGTGGATTCTTTTATCCCGGGATTTGGTAGTAAATTTGTTGCCATTGCCCTATTCTTGTTTGCATTCACGACTTTGATGGCTTATTATTATTATGCAGAGACCTGTATTATTTATTTATTTAGAGGAAGCCATCACCATAAACTGGTTGTCAATCTAATGAGGTTTGCACTGCTGGCTGCCATTTACTATGGTGCAATCAAAACAGCTTCATTGGCTTGGGGTATGGGAGATGTAGGTGTTGGACTTATGGCTTGGCTAAATATTATTGCCATTATCCTTTTAAGAAAACCTGCACTGCAGAGTCTCAAAGACTATGAGGAACAAAAAGCACAGGGAGTGGATCCGCAATATGATTCCATCAAACTGGGAGTAAAAAATGCAGAATTCTGGGAAGGCGGATATAAACATCATCCGGATTATAAAAAACATCACCATAATCTTTAG
- a CDS encoding YgjP-like metallopeptidase domain-containing protein, whose product MEFKYLNGYSQNILQQVEQLIKSDKLGVYIKNKYPKGHRIDTDKQLYEYTMEIKNNFLKKSQPLSKVVYDGKIILENQALGLHSYIPRKQGKKTKVKNEIKIASKFKKMPLEFLEHIVVHELAHLKEKNHDKAFYRLCQSMEDNCGQVELDLRIYLTYVDIYKEELY is encoded by the coding sequence ATGGAATTTAAATATTTAAACGGATATTCACAAAATATCCTGCAGCAGGTAGAACAATTAATAAAAAGTGATAAATTAGGAGTTTATATAAAAAACAAATATCCCAAAGGTCACAGAATCGATACAGATAAACAACTGTATGAATATACTATGGAGATAAAGAATAATTTTTTAAAAAAGAGCCAGCCTTTGTCAAAGGTAGTTTATGATGGAAAGATAATCCTAGAAAATCAAGCTCTGGGTCTCCATTCGTATATTCCTAGGAAACAGGGAAAAAAAACAAAGGTAAAAAATGAAATAAAGATAGCTTCGAAGTTTAAAAAAATGCCATTAGAGTTTTTAGAACATATAGTGGTTCATGAATTAGCTCATTTAAAGGAAAAAAATCATGATAAGGCTTTTTACAGGCTCTGTCAGTCTATGGAAGATAATTGCGGGCAGGTAGAGTTAGATCTGAGAATTTATCTTACCTATGTGGATATATATAAGGAAGAACTTTATTAA
- the lspA gene encoding signal peptidase II, producing MNLNREWFFVLGVIIIFLTLDLRTKEWAEKNLNISKHLFRGKIQLIYVRNYGIAFNRLSGKKNLILIINLFLFTYLGYLLYTDINNYLAYSLILAGGLGNFIGRIQKGYVIDFIYFNIQGWPVFNIADFEVLLGISIVMVREIIG from the coding sequence ATGAATTTGAATAGAGAGTGGTTCTTCGTCTTAGGGGTAATAATAATTTTTTTAACCTTGGACCTGCGGACTAAGGAATGGGCTGAAAAGAATCTGAATATCTCCAAACATCTGTTTAGAGGGAAGATACAATTAATCTATGTGAGAAACTACGGGATAGCATTCAATAGATTGTCAGGGAAGAAAAATTTAATATTAATTATAAATTTATTTTTATTTACCTATCTAGGCTACCTCCTCTACACCGATATAAACAACTATTTAGCTTATTCCCTGATATTAGCAGGGGGCTTGGGAAATTTTATCGGCAGAATACAGAAAGGCTATGTGATTGACTTTATATACTTTAACATCCAAGGCTGGCCCGTGTTTAATATCGCAGATTTTGAGGTACTTTTAGGGATAAGTATAGTTATGGTAAGGGAGATAATAGGTTAA
- a CDS encoding glucosaminidase domain-containing protein gives MGIKLFLLYLVVVIINFSQVEEINKDELSKNKAVLKNTEFKKIEEEKILAERNIQIRLEIKKMVKGTHKEIDLLHLSEVQPIPGEKSVPRVVYSMDNVSLRGLNIPKKKQKFFEIMVPTAMVVVEEIEETRKGLKLIMEGKRERDEEYLSKMYIKYRVKEKDIEVLYHKLKPVPISILLSQAILESGWGTSRIFEKGNNIFGVWSVDPTEPRIKAGEARVNKQVYLRSYPTLKESMADYMKLLARHRAYSEFREKLQVTEDYKILVPKLDKYSEMEEVYINRLLATIEHNKLYQYDRYEFE, from the coding sequence ATGGGTATTAAATTATTTTTACTTTATTTAGTTGTTGTGATTATTAATTTTTCCCAGGTAGAAGAAATTAATAAAGATGAATTATCAAAAAATAAAGCAGTTTTAAAAAATACTGAATTTAAAAAAATCGAAGAAGAAAAAATACTGGCAGAACGAAATATTCAAATTAGATTAGAGATAAAAAAAATGGTGAAAGGCACACATAAGGAGATCGATTTACTCCATCTGTCTGAAGTTCAGCCAATTCCAGGAGAAAAATCAGTACCCAGGGTGGTCTATAGTATGGATAATGTATCTTTGAGGGGTTTAAATATCCCGAAGAAAAAGCAAAAATTCTTTGAAATCATGGTACCTACAGCCATGGTTGTGGTAGAAGAGATAGAAGAGACCAGGAAAGGGTTAAAATTAATTATGGAAGGCAAGAGGGAGAGAGATGAAGAATATCTTTCAAAAATGTATATTAAATACAGGGTTAAGGAAAAAGACATTGAAGTTTTATATCATAAATTAAAACCTGTCCCTATATCAATTCTGCTTTCTCAGGCTATTTTAGAAAGTGGCTGGGGAACCTCTAGAATCTTTGAAAAAGGGAATAATATATTTGGTGTATGGTCGGTAGATCCTACAGAACCTAGGATAAAGGCTGGAGAAGCCAGGGTAAATAAACAGGTATACTTAAGAAGCTATCCTACATTAAAGGAATCTATGGCTGACTATATGAAACTTTTGGCCAGGCATAGAGCCTATAGCGAATTCCGTGAAAAATTACAGGTGACAGAGGATTATAAAATTTTGGTGCCCAAATTAGACAAGTACAGTGAGATGGAGGAGGTCTATATCAACAGGCTTTTAGCTACCATTGAGCACAATAAACTATATCAATATGATAGGTATGAATTTGAATAG
- a CDS encoding class I SAM-dependent methyltransferase encodes MRCNICGNEDLRLIGVKNKAGLKKYYRCKECEFIFIDKAHILSYKDEGLRYEVHNNEISDPSYRSYFKKFINYIEDNLDKDNVILDYGSGPQPVLADVMEEDGYRVDIYDKFFYNKKDYLDKKYDVIISTEVFEHIYKPVETLETLLSILKKNGKLILMTAVSPPTDEEFRRWWYIQDPTHVVFYNEKTFEVIGRKYDLNIIKYNHKNIIIFQRR; translated from the coding sequence ATGAGATGTAATATATGTGGAAATGAAGACCTTCGCCTCATTGGGGTAAAAAATAAAGCTGGATTAAAAAAATACTATAGATGTAAAGAGTGTGAATTTATTTTTATAGATAAGGCTCATATTTTATCCTACAAGGATGAAGGTCTGAGGTATGAGGTTCATAATAATGAGATTTCAGATCCCTCATATAGATCTTATTTTAAAAAATTTATAAACTATATAGAAGATAACCTAGATAAAGATAATGTTATCCTAGACTATGGTTCAGGACCTCAGCCGGTATTGGCAGATGTAATGGAAGAAGATGGATATAGGGTCGATATCTATGATAAATTTTTCTACAATAAAAAAGATTATCTGGATAAAAAATATGATGTGATCATCTCTACAGAGGTCTTTGAGCATATATATAAGCCTGTAGAAACTTTAGAAACTTTATTGTCTATTTTAAAGAAAAATGGTAAATTAATTCTCATGACTGCTGTCTCTCCTCCTACCGATGAGGAGTTCAGAAGATGGTGGTATATTCAAGACCCTACCCACGTTGTATTTTATAATGAAAAAACTTTTGAGGTTATAGGAAGGAAATATGATTTAAATATCATAAAATATAATCATAAGAATATTATAATTTTTCAAAGGAGGTAG
- a CDS encoding peptidase U32 family protein — protein MKIIAPAGDIERMKAAIKGGAAEVYLGLKGFGARRSAINFTISELKDAIDYAHLRGVRVLLTLNTIMKDSELDSLYMNLSTLYEHGLDAVIVQDLGVFRYLKDNFKELEIHGSTQMTVANHVEANYLYNLGFKRVVLSRELSFEEIRTIRKKTKIELEVFVSGALCISYSGNCYISSFIGSRSGNRGMCAQICRKKYTTSKKESGYLLSPKDQMLDKVEIEKLKDAGIDAIKIEGRMKSPNYVYEMVGKYNDILRKTNEEHHPEKIFNRGYSKGYFYKSDSDKLMNSQYASNYGYSIGDVRGRILKLNTTVILGDGIAYLDKDMNILKGEYLNQIIIMGKKVKEAKRLDLISIYPPKGTKYIYKTFDKALNDSVESTLKTAKVRMSVGGKFFAHVGEPIRFDIYANKVTLSVIGDVLEEAKKRPLDNETIFEKLGEMGNSTLKLSTLDIQYDGKAFVSLKTLKDIKRCAIEKFENEYLATTRRTLDTHEIVGFTPTISENDYKTTVAVSVVNKEQFKTAKEFGIKKIYYRGPEVAKESNLDKIDTKSRLASNLYQLIQNENEVVSVDYNFNIANSRSIEEFSKMKNTGVIYLSPEFDLDYLSTLELSKCGMMVYGHLTGMYIENLKVEANDLTNENGDNFKLHTNKLGNTQVFLEDPMNIISRIDKLKDLGLAEVRLDFVLESAFEMRKILESIKTGIGEYVPYNLHKGVF, from the coding sequence ATGAAAATAATTGCTCCTGCAGGAGATATAGAGAGAATGAAAGCAGCTATAAAAGGGGGTGCAGCCGAAGTTTATCTGGGGCTAAAAGGATTTGGAGCCAGGAGATCAGCTATCAATTTTACAATCAGCGAATTAAAAGATGCCATTGATTATGCACACTTAAGAGGGGTAAGAGTTTTACTGACACTCAATACAATTATGAAAGACAGTGAGTTAGATTCTTTATATATGAATCTGTCTACCCTGTATGAACATGGGTTAGATGCTGTAATCGTACAAGATTTAGGTGTTTTCAGATATCTAAAGGATAATTTTAAAGAGTTGGAGATCCATGGAAGTACTCAGATGACTGTGGCTAATCATGTTGAAGCTAACTACCTCTATAATTTAGGATTTAAAAGGGTAGTTTTATCCCGTGAACTTAGTTTTGAAGAGATCAGGACTATCAGAAAAAAAACTAAGATAGAATTAGAGGTATTTGTATCTGGAGCTCTATGTATATCTTATTCTGGGAATTGTTATATCAGTAGTTTCATAGGCAGCAGAAGTGGTAACAGGGGAATGTGTGCTCAAATTTGCAGAAAAAAATATACAACAAGTAAAAAAGAAAGCGGATATCTTTTAAGTCCAAAAGACCAGATGCTGGATAAAGTTGAGATTGAAAAATTAAAAGATGCAGGAATAGACGCAATTAAAATAGAGGGAAGAATGAAATCTCCTAACTATGTCTATGAGATGGTAGGAAAATACAATGATATCTTAAGGAAAACGAATGAGGAACATCATCCTGAAAAAATATTTAACAGAGGTTACTCAAAGGGATATTTTTATAAAAGCGACAGTGACAAACTAATGAACAGCCAATATGCTTCTAACTATGGATACAGTATTGGGGATGTCAGAGGAAGGATATTAAAGTTAAACACTACAGTTATTTTAGGAGATGGAATAGCTTATTTAGATAAGGATATGAATATATTAAAGGGGGAATACCTAAACCAGATCATCATCATGGGGAAAAAGGTAAAGGAAGCTAAAAGATTGGACCTGATCAGTATCTACCCGCCTAAGGGGACTAAGTACATCTATAAAACATTTGATAAAGCATTAAATGACAGTGTTGAATCTACATTAAAAACTGCAAAGGTCAGAATGTCTGTAGGTGGAAAGTTTTTTGCACATGTAGGAGAACCTATAAGATTTGATATCTATGCAAATAAAGTAACTCTATCTGTCATAGGGGATGTATTGGAAGAAGCTAAAAAAAGACCTTTAGACAATGAAACTATATTTGAAAAATTAGGAGAGATGGGTAATTCTACACTAAAATTATCCACTTTAGATATACAATATGATGGGAAAGCCTTTGTCTCATTGAAAACTTTAAAAGATATAAAGAGGTGTGCCATTGAGAAATTTGAAAATGAATATCTGGCAACCACAAGAAGAACTTTAGATACCCATGAAATTGTCGGATTTACACCAACAATAAGTGAAAATGACTATAAAACTACAGTTGCTGTATCTGTTGTAAACAAGGAACAGTTTAAAACAGCCAAGGAATTTGGAATTAAAAAGATCTACTATAGGGGGCCTGAAGTAGCTAAGGAATCTAATTTAGATAAGATAGATACAAAATCAAGATTAGCCTCTAATCTATACCAATTGATACAAAATGAAAATGAGGTTGTATCTGTAGATTATAACTTTAACATAGCCAACAGCAGATCTATAGAGGAATTTTCAAAGATGAAAAATACAGGAGTCATCTATCTGTCACCTGAGTTTGATTTGGATTATTTGAGTACTCTGGAACTGAGTAAGTGCGGGATGATGGTCTATGGTCACCTTACAGGGATGTATATAGAAAATCTCAAGGTGGAAGCTAATGATTTAACCAATGAAAATGGGGATAACTTTAAACTTCATACCAATAAATTGGGTAATACACAGGTCTTCTTGGAAGATCCTATGAATATCATCTCCAGGATCGATAAATTAAAGGACTTAGGACTAGCTGAAGTAAGATTAGATTTTGTATTGGAATCAGCCTTTGAGATGAGAAAAATTTTGGAAAGTATTAAAACAGGGATAGGAGAATATGTGCCTTATAACCTGCACAAGGGAGTATTTTAA
- a CDS encoding AIR synthase family protein — translation MKIGKLTASQLKHVIFNNIKKKRKEFLNSPGIGDDCAAIDLGEKVCYVSSDPITGAVSEIGKLAVNITCNDLATTGVEPMGIMVTILAPPSTSVEDLQKIMVDMESECTVLNIDILGGHTEITDAVNKIIISVTGLGFGTKDHYEDRKEILEGDIVLLTKGTGIEGTAIIAYEKEEELKVILSQDEINHAKSMMAQTSVVKEGLLSSQLSKGMHDVTEGGILGAIWEVAELSKLGVTVYRDQFNVAEVTHKICDHYKIDPLKLISSGSMLIVVSPKNKDELLDKLISNEIPTFEIGYFTQNIEEKFMYHSEDQRSNISEPESDELYKIV, via the coding sequence ATGAAAATAGGAAAACTGACTGCTTCACAACTAAAACATGTAATTTTTAACAATATAAAGAAGAAAAGAAAGGAATTTTTAAATTCACCGGGAATAGGAGATGACTGTGCCGCTATAGATTTAGGGGAAAAGGTATGCTATGTCAGCAGCGACCCCATCACCGGTGCAGTTTCTGAGATAGGAAAATTAGCTGTAAATATAACCTGCAATGATCTAGCTACTACAGGAGTAGAACCCATGGGTATCATGGTGACTATATTAGCTCCTCCATCTACTAGTGTAGAAGACCTGCAAAAGATCATGGTAGATATGGAATCTGAATGTACTGTGTTAAATATTGATATCTTAGGAGGACATACAGAGATTACCGATGCTGTAAATAAGATCATAATCTCTGTGACAGGACTAGGATTCGGTACTAAGGATCACTATGAAGATAGAAAAGAAATTTTAGAGGGAGACATAGTATTACTTACTAAAGGAACCGGAATAGAGGGTACGGCTATCATAGCTTATGAAAAAGAAGAAGAGTTGAAAGTTATCTTGTCTCAAGATGAAATTAACCATGCAAAATCTATGATGGCCCAGACCAGTGTAGTCAAAGAAGGTCTGTTGTCTTCACAACTGTCTAAGGGGATGCATGATGTAACTGAAGGGGGGATATTAGGAGCCATCTGGGAGGTTGCAGAACTTTCTAAATTAGGAGTTACTGTCTACCGTGATCAGTTCAATGTTGCTGAAGTTACCCATAAAATTTGTGATCATTATAAGATCGATCCATTAAAGTTAATTTCCAGCGGTTCCATGCTTATAGTTGTATCTCCTAAAAATAAAGATGAACTATTGGATAAATTAATATCAAATGAGATCCCTACTTTTGAAATAGGTTATTTTACCCAAAATATCGAGGAAAAATTTATGTATCACTCTGAAGATCAAAGATCAAATATATCTGAACCGGAAAGTGATGAACTCTATAAAATAGTATAA
- a CDS encoding tetratricopeptide repeat protein, protein MKVSILKKVVELRKNGEKLKALETIKTYLKENPNDPIANYQCAWCYDTLEQEKEAIPYYLKAIENGLSSENLEGAYLGLGSTYRSIGEYKKSEEIFKKATNEFPDNKDFKVFYSMTLYNLGYHKKAMEILLKIISETSNDTKIKTYKDAILFYSDKLDQIF, encoded by the coding sequence ATGAAGGTATCTATATTAAAAAAAGTAGTTGAACTGAGAAAAAATGGTGAAAAATTAAAGGCCTTAGAAACTATAAAAACCTATCTGAAAGAAAACCCTAACGATCCTATAGCTAACTATCAATGTGCTTGGTGTTACGACACATTAGAACAGGAAAAAGAAGCTATCCCTTATTATCTTAAAGCCATTGAAAATGGTCTTTCCAGCGAGAATCTAGAGGGTGCTTATCTGGGTTTAGGTAGTACCTACCGCTCTATAGGAGAGTATAAAAAATCAGAAGAAATTTTTAAAAAAGCCACGAATGAATTTCCGGATAATAAGGATTTTAAAGTTTTCTATTCTATGACCCTTTATAATTTAGGTTATCATAAAAAAGCTATGGAGATACTACTAAAGATTATAAGTGAAACTTCAAATGATACTAAAATTAAAACTTATAAAGATGCTATTTTATTTTATTCTGATAAATTAGATCAAATATTTTAA
- a CDS encoding amidohydrolase family protein, with protein sequence MILTKARILSSGIDEGVYFIRIADNKIKTISKEMIIPLAGEEIIDIEGNYLTPGLVDCHTHLGLKTDSAGVFYADHNEKSNFITPEVRAIDAINPQDITFAEARSAGITACGSGPGSANLIAGQYACIKTFGDTIDDILVDPYIAMKAALGENPKRVHNLTRMGLISKLREFLRLSKEYFLDKEAEYDHQLEAMKPIMNKEIPLKIHVHRADDIVSAIRVMEEFDLLYTLDHVTCGADILDYIHTKKRNLIVGPSLGARGKMELKGKGFENVVKLAKNQNISIITDAPVIPLQYLPICVGLAISKGLTFEKGLEAVTINPARMMGVEKRIGSIEEGKDADLVVWKDKPFITIQDPVLVMIDGKIID encoded by the coding sequence TTGATTTTGACAAAAGCAAGAATTTTGAGTTCTGGGATAGATGAAGGGGTATATTTTATCAGAATAGCAGATAATAAGATTAAAACCATCAGTAAGGAAATGATCATTCCCTTAGCAGGTGAAGAAATAATCGATATAGAGGGAAACTATTTGACCCCTGGTTTAGTTGACTGCCATACTCATTTGGGATTAAAAACTGATTCAGCCGGTGTTTTTTATGCCGATCACAATGAGAAAAGTAACTTTATAACCCCAGAAGTGAGAGCAATAGATGCAATAAATCCTCAAGATATAACCTTTGCAGAAGCGAGATCAGCCGGTATAACAGCCTGTGGAAGCGGTCCGGGATCGGCTAATCTCATAGCCGGGCAGTATGCCTGTATAAAAACTTTTGGGGATACAATAGATGATATATTAGTAGATCCATATATTGCTATGAAAGCTGCTTTAGGAGAGAATCCAAAAAGAGTTCATAATCTTACCAGGATGGGTCTTATAAGCAAATTAAGAGAATTTTTGAGACTTTCCAAAGAGTACTTTTTAGATAAAGAGGCTGAATATGACCATCAATTAGAAGCGATGAAACCCATAATGAATAAAGAAATACCCTTAAAAATTCATGTTCATAGAGCCGATGACATAGTCTCTGCCATAAGGGTTATGGAGGAATTTGATCTGTTATATACACTGGATCATGTGACTTGCGGGGCAGATATATTGGACTATATCCATACTAAAAAAAGAAACCTGATAGTAGGGCCTAGTTTAGGAGCCAGAGGAAAGATGGAGTTAAAGGGAAAAGGGTTTGAAAATGTAGTTAAATTAGCTAAAAATCAGAATATATCCATAATAACAGATGCTCCTGTAATCCCATTGCAATACCTGCCAATTTGTGTAGGATTAGCAATTTCTAAGGGGCTGACCTTTGAAAAGGGCTTAGAAGCTGTAACTATAAATCCAGCTCGTATGATGGGAGTGGAAAAAAGAATTGGTTCCATCGAAGAGGGGAAAGATGCAGACCTGGTTGTGTGGAAAGATAAGCCTTTTATAACTATTCAAGATCCGGTTTTGGTTATGATAGATGGTAAAATTATTGATTAA